The sequence below is a genomic window from Acidobacteriota bacterium.
CAGGTCCGGCAGAAAGCGGACCATCTGGTCGGCTCCGTCCGGCAGCATGCCCGCAGACCATTCCGCCACCAGAACCTGCAGTTGGCGGTAGACGCGGTCGAAGCAGTTCTCGGTCATTGCCATGACGCCCCTCCCGGCCGCTCGATCCGGCTGCCTGTAACCAGATTATGCTTGAGGTCATTGTACTCCCGGGCGGGCGGGGACGCAACGCCGGCGGGAGCGCCTTGCGGCCTGGCGACCGCGAGTTCCCGAGTGCCGCGCGTTCGATGAATGCGCGCCGGGTGCAGCAGAAGACCGGGTGATCTTGCTGTGGCCGGACTCGCGCACGGTGTGCGCGAAGTACGTGGACGCAGCAAAAAAACGGCGGGGCCGGGGGGCTCCGCCGGGTGTCGCTCGGGTGCAGTCGGTCGATTACTTGACGTCCGCCTTGCAGAACTTGTCCAGCCAGGCGATGACGGTGTCGTGCCAGAGGATGGAGTTGTGGGGCTTGAGCACCCAGTGGTTTTCGTCGGGGAAGTGCAGGAACCGGCTCTCGACGCCGCGACGCTGCAGGGCGGTGAAGGTGGAGAGCCCCTGCGTATCCACCACGCGGTAATCCTTGCCGCCGTGGATGACCAGCGTGGGAGTCCGCCAGTTCTTCACGTAATCGATGGGGTTGTGCCGGGTGTAGTGCTCCGGCTTTTCCCACGGCAGCCCCTCATGGTCCCATTCGGGGAACCAGAGTTCCTCGGTGTCGTAGTAGGCCATCCGCTCGTCCAGGTTGCCGTCGTGGACCACGAGCGCGCGGAAGCGGTCGGGCCAGTTGCCGGCGATCCAGTTGATCATGTAGCCGCCGTAGGAGGCGCCGAGCGCCGCCACCCGTTCGCCGTCGAGCCAGGGGTATCTGGCTACCGCGGCCGCCAGCCCCTTCTGGAGGTCCTCCAGCGGCTTGCCGCCCCAATCGCCCCGGATCGCGTCGCAGAACGCCTGGCCGTAGCCGGTGGAGCCGTGGAAATCCACCATCACCGCGGCATAGCCGGCGCCGGTGTAAGCCTGGGGGTTCCAGCGGTAGTGGAAGTGGTTGCCGAAAGAGCCCTGCGGCCCGCCATGGATGAGATAGGCCACCGGGTACTTGCGCGCCGGATCGAAGTCCGCCGGCTTGACCACGTAGCCGTAGACGGTCTCGTTGTTCCAGCCCTTGAAGGTGAACTGCTCGAAGTCGCCCATTCGGGCCGCCGCCACCTTGGCATCGTTGATCGCGGTGATTTTGCGGACGCTGCTCCCGTCGGGCCGGACGGTGTACAGTTCCACCGGCGATTTCAGGTGGTCGAGGCCGTACAGGATCACGTCACCGGCCGGGCTCGGGTCGCTCACCGTACCCTGCTCCACCACCACGCGGGCGGCGCCGGTGGCGACGTCGATGGCGAACAGCGAGGTTTGGCCCAGGTTGTCGGCCGCGGCATAAATGGTCTTGCTGTCGGGGGACCAGGCGATGTTCTGGGGGGAGCGGTCCCAGCCGGGGGCCAGTTCCTTGGCCGCGCCGTCCGGCCAGGCGCGAAGCATGATCGCATAACGGTCGGCCTCGTAACCCGCCCGTTTCATGGCCAGGTAGGCCAACGTCTTGCCGTCGGGGGAGAAGGCGGGCTGGGTGTCCCAGGCCGGATTGTCGGTAAGCTTCTTCGGCGGCGCGGAGGCGTCGACAGGCGCGAGGTACAGGTCGAAGTTGGTGGACCACGCCTCCGCACGGCCGGCATCGCGGGCGGTGAAGACCACGCCCCGGCTGTCGGGGGTGAACGTGAACTCCTCGGTGCCGCCGAACGGCTTGCTCGGCGCATCGGCATCCATGCCCGCCATCAGGTCCACCGGCTCGCCGCCGGCCATCGGCATCACAAAGAGGTGGCTGCGCCGCCCGTCGGTCCAGGTGTCCCAGTGTCGGACGAACAGGCGGTCCCAGATCCTGCCGGTGGCCTTGCTCTTCTCGAGTTCGGACAGGCGGCTCGCGGTCTCGGCGACGGTCTTGAGATCAGGATACACATCCATGGAGAACAGCAGCAGCTTGCCGTCGGGGGAGATGCCCAGGTTGGCCACGTCCAGCGGCAACTTGGTCACGGGCGTGGCTTCACCGCCGTCCAGGCGGATCCGCCACACCTGCGACGATCCGGAGCGGGTGGACAGGAAGAAGATGCATCCCCCGCAGGGGGACCAGACCGGGTTGTTGTCGCCGGCCTCGTGGGTGGTCAGGCGGCGCAGCCCCGTGCCGTCGGTTCCCACCACCCAGAGGTCGGTGCGGCCGCGGTTGGCGTCGAGGTCGGTGCGGCGGAGCGTGAAGACCACCAGCTTGCCGTCGGGCGAGACGGCCGGCTCGGAGACCCGGTCCATGGCCAGCATGTCGTGGACCGAAAACGGGTGCGTCTCCGTGGCGGGAGTGGCGCCCATCACGCCGGCACCCAGGGCGATCGACAGAGCCAGAACAAGCCATCCGATGCGCATGTGGTATTCCTCCATGATGTGGTGATGAATCGGTTCATTGCGGTGTCAGGTCCAGGGGCGTTCCCCGGCGCCGTCAGAACCCCTATTTGAACACAAAGAGTTGCCGGACACAAAAACAATCTCCCGTGGTCGCGGCGCCCCGTCGTGCGCGGGACCCGCGGCGTGATCCGGTTCAGCGGGAATTGCCGGCGTCGGCTCCGGCGTCATCCGGCGGCTCTTCCCGGCGGGTGGGCGGCGGCGCAGCCTGTCCCCCGTACCGGGCGTAGGCGCTGATGATGAGCTGGACCAGGGAGTGGCGGACCACGTCGCGTTCGTCGAAGTAGCAGAAGCGGATCCCCTCGATGTCGCGGAGGATCTCGCGGGCCTGGATCAGGCCGGAGACCTTGCCGTTGGGCAGATCCACCTGGGTGATGTCGCCGGTGACCACGACTTTGGAGTTGATCCCGATGCGCGTCAGGAACATTTTCATCTGTTCCGGCGTGGTGTTCTGCGCCTCGTCGAGGATGATGAACGAATCGCTCAGCGTCCGGCCGCGCATGAAGGCCAGCGGCGCGATCTCGATGACCTCGCGCTCCAGCAGCTTCTGCACCCGCTCGTAGTCCAGCATGTGATACAGGGCGTCGTAGAGGGGCCGCAGATAGGGGTTGACCTTCTCCTGCATGTCGCCGGGGAGGAAGCCGAGCTTTTCGCCCGCCTCCACCGCCGGCCGGGTAAGGATGATCCGGGCGACCCGCTTGTCCAGCAGCAGGTTCACCGCGGCCGCCACGGCGAGAAACGTCTTGCCGGTGCCCGCCGGACCGATGGCGAACACCAGGTCCTGCCGGAAGATCTCCTCGACGTAGAGACTCTGGTTACGGCTCTTGGGGCAGATCTTGCGGTGGCCGGCCTGGATCACCCGCGGGTTTTGGAAGAAGTCGTTGAGGCTCAGGGCGGTGTTTTCGGCGATCTCGCGGACGGCCCGGCGGACCATGTCCCGGTCGGGGGCGACGCCGTCGGCGTAGAGGCGGGCGAAATCCTCGAGGATGCCGCGGACCACGGCGGTGTCATCGGCGGCGCCTTCGAGCTGGAGCTGGTGGCCGCGGATGTGGATATCCACGTTGAACAGCGATTCCAGGAGTTTGAGGCTTTCCTTCTGCTTGTCGAACAGAAACTCGAGACTCTTGGGATCCAGCACCAGTTGGACCAAAACACCATCCTCCCGCCCGTCGATCGCCCGCTATCTTAATGAATGGCGGGACGGCCGTCAATACGGTTGCGCCGGGCAGGGCGGGATTGCTATAGTGGACGGCCGCGAACGGCGGACAGGAGGCGCGCATGGAACAGGCATGGCTGGCGGCGGCGCGAGAGGCGGCCCGGGCGGCTGGAAATGTGCTCATGGGCCACTTCGGCCGAGCTCTCGACGTCCGGAAGAAGGGGGCCATCGACCTCGTGACCCAGGCCGATCTGGAAGCCGAAGAGGCCGTGCTGGACCGGCTGCGGACGGCGTTCCCCGGCCACGCTTTCCTGCTGGAGGAATCCGGAGCGCACGCGGGCAGCGGCGAGTACACCTGGGTGATCGATCCGCTGGACGGCACCACCAATTTCGTTCACGGCTACCCGCCGTTCGGCGTGTCGGTGGGCCTGGTGCGGGGGGATGAGCCGCTGCTCGGCGTGGTCTACGCCCCGGCCCTGGGGGAGGAGTTCTGGGCGGTGCGGGGCGGCGGCGCCTGGCTCAACGGCGCGCCCATCCGTGTTTCGGCATGTGCCAGCTTGCGCGAGGCGATGCTGGCCACGGGATTCCCCTACGACGCCCACACCGCTGACGACATCGTGCCGCTGTTCGCCGCGTTCCTGCGGCAAGCCCAAGCCATCCGGCGCGACGGCTCGGCGGCGCTGGACCTGTGCTACGTGGCCATGGGCCGCTTCGACGGGTTCTGGGAGCGGCGGCTCCGCCCGTGGGACACGGCGGCGGGCGCCGCGATCCTGGCCGAAGCCGGCGGCCGGCTGAGCCGGTTCGACGGCGGGTCCTTCTCGGTCCACTTCCCGGAGATCGTAGCCTCCAACGGCCGGATCCATGCGCAGATGCTGGCGGTGACCGGCGGCGCTCAGTCGCCGGCCAGCTTCATGAAGGCATAGTGGGGGAGCCGGTCGGCGAAACCCAGGCGGCGGTACCAGTCATAGGCCCGCGTGTTGTCCCGCGAGACCGTGAGGCTGAGGCCGGCGCCCGGGTGGCGCCTGGCCAGCGCGTTGACCACGGCGCCCACGAGCACCCGCCCAATCCCCTGGCCCTGGTATCGGGGGTGGACGAATACCTGCGAGATGAAGAACGATCCCTTCGAGATCCGAGAGACGACGATGGCGCCCGCCGGCGTGTCGCGCACCGCGGCCATCAGGCTGAGCGATGCCTCGCAGGGTCCGCACCCGCCGCGGAGCACCAGCGCCTGAAGGAGGCGCGCGCAGCCGTCGAAGCTCAGGTACAGCGAGGATGTCCGCGCGTCCACGTGGCCGTGGTAGGCGTGGGTCATCACCAGCGCCAGGTCATCGAGCATGCCCTCGGGGATGGGGCGGAGGGTCAGGTCCGCCGGAGCCGGCGGGAGCGGATGTTCCGCCGGCGCCTCCAGCCGAAGGAACCGCCGCTCCAGAAACTGGAAGCCGCTCGCACGGAGCAGCGGTCCGGCCGACCGCTCGGGGCCGGGGAACAGGATCTGCCCCTCGATGGAGCGCGCCAGCGGCTGGCGGGCCAGCTCCTGGAAGACACGCTGGAGCACCAGCCGCGGCCAGTCGCCGTCCCGGAACTCGGGGAGGAAGTAGAGGCCGCCCACCAGCGCCCGCTGGTCGCGGAACAGGTAATAGGCATAGCCGACGCCGCGGTCGCCCACCGCCACCGCCACGCCGGGGAGCACCCGGTTGTCGAGCATGTAGCGCAGCGAGGCCAACGCCGGCTCGAAGTCCCAGTCGAGGCTTGCGGCCCACTCCGCCCGCTCCGCCTCCAGCACGGGCGCCAGCTGGGCCGACCCGATTTCGAACAGCGGGACCAGGCGGGGGAGGCTACTGGAAGAACTCATTCATGTAGTCCTGCAGCTCGGTCAGGTCCTTGATCCGTCGATGGGCCTCGAATTCCATGGGCACCGCTTTGTCGCGGAACTCGCCGGTGAGCACCCGCACCGTGAGGTAGCCGGCTTTCTTGGCGCCGAGGAAATCGGTGAGCGGGTTGTCGCCGACGAAGACCAGGTCGCGGGGGTTGCAGCCGATCACCCGGGCCATGAGCGTGAAGCAGAAGGCGTTGGGCTTCCACTTCGCCTCCTCGAACTTGTGGGTGAAGATGGTGTGCTTGAAGTACTTCTGGATGCGGAGCGACTTGATCTTCTTGTCCTGGACGCCGGGATCGCCGTCGGTGAGCAGACCCAGAACATAGGTGTCGCCCAGCGTCTGGAGCGTCTTGCGATAGGCGGGGTAGAGGGCGATGTTGGGGCGGTGCTCGCGGAACACCGAGATCATCTCGATGATGGCCGACGGCTCCAGGGAGAAGTAGGAGACCAGGTTGGACAACACTTCCCGCTCGCCGTAGCGGGAGTACAGGATCTTCATATAGGCGAACGACTCCTGCGGGTCGATGCCGTATTTGCCGCCGGCGTAGCGGGCCACCTCCCAGAAGCCGCTCTCGAGGTACTCCTGGAAAGGGTACAACGTGTCGTCCAGATCGAAGATGATCCCTTTAATCATGCTGGGCGGCGTGGTCCTGGAGGCATTTCAGCAGCGCCTGCTGATGGCGGGGATCCAGGTTGACGAATTTGATGCCGATGCTGTAACCGCTCTGGGGGCTGAGCTCGTGGCAGTGCACCACCTCGCCCAGCACCCGCAGCGGCTGGGAATTGCCGCCCGGGAGTTTGTCCGCGTCGGGCAGGCAGCGGGACCAGTCCTTGAGCTCGATCTCCAGCTTGAGCATGGTGCCCAGACTCAGGTGGTAGGCGGATTCGAACAGGATGCCGCCGGGGGAGATGTTGGTGTAGAACGAGGCCTCGTCGGAAATCAGGCTTTTGGGCAGATGCATCTCCCGGAATTTGATGAGTCCTTTGCGGGGGATGCGAACAAACTCACGTCTCTCTTTCATGGTTTCCTGCCAGTCCGGGATTGGGCGCCGTCCGCCGCGGTCAGAACAGATGGGTCTTCGCCGGCGATCCCCCGGCGGTCTCCTCACACGCCTCCTGGTAGCCCTTCGTGGTGAAGTAGACGAGGTCGTCGAAGAATCCGGCCAGCGTGTCGTGGAGCTGCATCTCCAGGTAGAGCTGCGCCGACGATTCCGGAACAACGTGCTTTTGCACCACGCTGAGCACCTTCGTCTTGCAGAGGATCAGCGCAAAGAGCAGATCGGCCAGCGGCACGCCCTCGAAATAACGGACCTTGCCGAACTTGAGGTAGATGGTCCGGAGCTCGCCCTCAGCCCCCTCCTGGAGGGCTTTGCCCAGATTCTTGAAGATGCCCTCGACGCGTTTCTTGAGCTCGGAGCGATCCATGGTGTGGTAGTAGGCCGTTCGTGGATGGGTCAGGATGGCGTCGACGATGCGCGTGACGATCTCGTCGGAGTGCGCAAGGATCGCATCGATGAGGTTTTTGCTCAGCATAGGGTCCTCGGATCGCCGGATGGTTGGGGCAATGGTATGTTCATTATACAAACCCGCCGCCGTCTTTGACAACCGCTTTTCGGTCGCCCTCGAGCGCGGGCTTGTGATTGACGTTGAGACTCGGGTCCTGAAAGCTCGGGTTTGTCCCAAAACCCGGGACACCGGCATGCGTAGATCGGACCGGCGTGCCGGCGCGGGCTCCCCCATAACCTGGGACACTCAGACTGTGGGTGGGCAGGGGCACGGTGTCCGGATAGCACCCAGGTTGTTCGGAATGAGCTGCTCTGGGGTGGCGCGCGTCGTCCGTCACGGTTCGCTCCGTCCGATCATCATCCTTCACCAATGGGATGGACGCGCGATGGTGGATCTGGGGTACAATAGGCGGCAACAATCACCCGGCAGGAGGGACTGATGGCCGCAGACGATCTGGAGGCTTTGAAGGCGGAGTTGGAACGGGTCAAGGCGGAAAACGAAGCTCTGAAGAAACAACGGGTGCCGCGGGCGATCTCGTTCAAGGTGAGCGCCAAGGGCGCCGTGTCGGTGTACGGGCTGGGCCGCTTCCCGGTGACGCTCTACAAGGAGCAGTGGCTCAAGCTCCTCGAGCTGGCCGGGGACCTCCGCAAGTTCATCGCGGCCCACGAGTCCGAGCTCAAGACCCGGGAGTGATCGCCCGCCGACAGGAGCGTCACCGTACCGCGTGTTCGCTGAACGCGCGCCGATGCCCCGGATTCTCACGCCGCGTGCAGGCGGAACCCATAGCCGGCGGCGGCACGACGTTCTGCCCGCGGCCGGCCGTTCACTGTTTCCTGTTCACTGCGCACCGTTAACTTTTCCACACCGCGGCGGCGCGGGCGGCGAGGTGGGCCAGGTGGCGGGGGCCGCGGATTTCGCCCGCCAGCCGCAGCAGGGTGCCCGGCCGCGCGTAGAACCGCAGGAAGGCCCGCCGCTGCAGCCGCACCACTTCGCCGCGGGGCAGGCCGCCGGGGACTTCGAACGCCTCGGTGGTGAGGAAGCCCTCCCAGGGGATGCCGTCCAGGCCGTTCGCGGCGACCAGCTCGTCGAAATAGACGGTGCCGGGGAGGGGCAGGAATGTGCTGAACTGGGCGCGGTCCAACGCCAGCTCCCGGGCGAAGCGGATGGTCGTCTCGATCTCCGCGGCGGTTTCGGTGGGGAAGCCGATGATGAAAAAGCCCGTCGTTTTGATCCCCGCCTCGCGGATCCAGGCCACCCGCTCGCGGATGCCGTCGGGCTCCAGCCCCTTGCGGATCATCGCCAGCACCCGGGGCGCCCCCGACTCGATGCCGAGTGACAGCGAGTAGCAGCCGGCGCGGCGCATGAGGCGCAGCAGCTCCGGGTCCAGCGAGTCCAGCCGGACGCCGTTGGGACAGCACCACGGCAGCGCGCCGCCCCGGCGCAGCAGCCCCTCGCAGAACCCGGCCACGAACTCCCGCCGGAACGTGAAATTGTCATCTTCGATGTGCAGCTCGCGGACACCGTGGCGGTCGGCGAGCAGCGCCACCTCCTCGAGCACGCTTTCGAGCGACCGCTGACGGATCCGCCGGCCGCTGACGCTGCGCGCGGCGCAGAACGTGCACGGGTACGGACAGCCGCGGCTGGTGACGATGGGCGCCGACGGCTGGCGGCGGACGAACGCGCCGTGGGGCGCCAGCACCGGGATCTCGGGGCGCAGCAGGTCCCAGGCCGGCAGGCCCAGGGCGTCAAGGTCGGACTCGAAATAGGGCGGATTGGCGCGGACCGCCCCCTCGCTCCGCCAAACCAGACCGGGAATCGCCGCCGGATCGAAACCGCCGGCCGCCAGACCGTCGGCCAGTTGCGCCAGTCCCGCCTCGGCCTCGCCGGCGAAGGCGTAGTCGATCTCGGGAATGTAGCCGAAGAGGTGGTCCGGCAGGCAGCTCGGATGGGGGCCCCCGATGACCAGGGTCGCTCCCGGCAGCGCGGCGCGCAGGGCGCGGCACATTCCGCGCAGCACGGGGATGTCGGCGGTGAAGGCGCTCAGACCCACGAGCCGGGGCGCCCACCCGGCAACCATGGCCAGCAGCTCCCGCTCGCCGAGTCCTTCGCGGGGGCAGTCGGCGATGCGCACGGCGTGGCCCCGCCGCCGGAGCGCCGCCGCCAGGTAGCCGAGGCCCAGGTGGGGGATCCGGGTGGGGAAGTCGCTGTACGGTTTGACCAGGAGTACGTTCATGCCGCTCCGTGCGGGGCCGGGCCCTTCGTTCCCCGCATTGTAGCGGGGCGTCGCGGCGGAATCAATGCGAAGTGGCGGCCGCCGGTTTCGAACACCCGGCGACCAATCCGTTATTAATAGGTGGAGAGGTGCCCATGACGGCGGGACGAAAACTGGCCGGACTGGTGCGGGATCTGGCGGCGCTCTGCCCCTGCCGTCTGGAGCAGGGCGGCGTGCCGCTCACCCCGGACCTGCCGGCGGGGGTGTGCCGGTGCGAAGTGGACGCGCGGGGGACGCCCTGGCTGGCCGTGGCCGGCTGGCCGGAGCCGCTCCGGGTGCTGGGGTTCGGTTGCGACGGTCCGGAGCGGGTGGCGCTGGCCGGGGCGCCGGGCCTGGCGCTGCGCTTCCTCGGCGAAGCGGAGGGCGCGCCGCCCGAAGGCCTGTCGCCGGACGCCAGCCGGCGCTTCTACGACCTGCGGCTGGCGGCGCTGCTGGCCCGCCGGCCGCCACGGGGGCTGGCGCTGGAGTCCGTCGCTTCCGGCCCTGACGCGCGGCAGCGCGTCCCGGGGCTTTTCGCCCGGCTGGTGTTCCGGTGTCCGGGTGGGTTTGCGGCGGGTCTCGGTCTCTACCCGTTCCAGGGGCCCGTCGCGGGGAGTGCGTTCCTCACGGCGGCTCTTGTCTGGTTCGGCCACTGCCGCGGCACCCGGCGGCGGTTCGACCGGACGCTGGCGCTGTGCCTTCACGGCGATGCGGCGCTGCACCTGCTGGGCCGGCTGGAGCTGCTGGATCCGGCTCAGGTGCAAGCGCGCCTCTTCCGGTACGACCTGGCGGCGGACACCGTCGAGGAGATCGACACCGCCGAG
It includes:
- a CDS encoding S9 family peptidase, coding for MRIGWLVLALSIALGAGVMGATPATETHPFSVHDMLAMDRVSEPAVSPDGKLVVFTLRRTDLDANRGRTDLWVVGTDGTGLRRLTTHEAGDNNPVWSPCGGCIFFLSTRSGSSQVWRIRLDGGEATPVTKLPLDVANLGISPDGKLLLFSMDVYPDLKTVAETASRLSELEKSKATGRIWDRLFVRHWDTWTDGRRSHLFVMPMAGGEPVDLMAGMDADAPSKPFGGTEEFTFTPDSRGVVFTARDAGRAEAWSTNFDLYLAPVDASAPPKKLTDNPAWDTQPAFSPDGKTLAYLAMKRAGYEADRYAIMLRAWPDGAAKELAPGWDRSPQNIAWSPDSKTIYAAADNLGQTSLFAIDVATGAARVVVEQGTVSDPSPAGDVILYGLDHLKSPVELYTVRPDGSSVRKITAINDAKVAAARMGDFEQFTFKGWNNETVYGYVVKPADFDPARKYPVAYLIHGGPQGSFGNHFHYRWNPQAYTGAGYAAVMVDFHGSTGYGQAFCDAIRGDWGGKPLEDLQKGLAAAVARYPWLDGERVAALGASYGGYMINWIAGNWPDRFRALVVHDGNLDERMAYYDTEELWFPEWDHEGLPWEKPEHYTRHNPIDYVKNWRTPTLVIHGGKDYRVVDTQGLSTFTALQRRGVESRFLHFPDENHWVLKPHNSILWHDTVIAWLDKFCKADVK
- a CDS encoding inositol monophosphatase, with the protein product MEQAWLAAAREAARAAGNVLMGHFGRALDVRKKGAIDLVTQADLEAEEAVLDRLRTAFPGHAFLLEESGAHAGSGEYTWVIDPLDGTTNFVHGYPPFGVSVGLVRGDEPLLGVVYAPALGEEFWAVRGGGAWLNGAPIRVSACASLREAMLATGFPYDAHTADDIVPLFAAFLRQAQAIRRDGSAALDLCYVAMGRFDGFWERRLRPWDTAAGAAILAEAGGRLSRFDGGSFSVHFPEIVASNGRIHAQMLAVTGGAQSPASFMKA
- a CDS encoding PilZ domain-containing protein, with the translated sequence MKERREFVRIPRKGLIKFREMHLPKSLISDEASFYTNISPGGILFESAYHLSLGTMLKLEIELKDWSRCLPDADKLPGGNSQPLRVLGEVVHCHELSPQSGYSIGIKFVNLDPRHQQALLKCLQDHAAQHD
- a CDS encoding HAD-IA family hydrolase, giving the protein MIKGIIFDLDDTLYPFQEYLESGFWEVARYAGGKYGIDPQESFAYMKILYSRYGEREVLSNLVSYFSLEPSAIIEMISVFREHRPNIALYPAYRKTLQTLGDTYVLGLLTDGDPGVQDKKIKSLRIQKYFKHTIFTHKFEEAKWKPNAFCFTLMARVIGCNPRDLVFVGDNPLTDFLGAKKAGYLTVRVLTGEFRDKAVPMEFEAHRRIKDLTELQDYMNEFFQ
- a CDS encoding radical SAM protein, with the translated sequence MNVLLVKPYSDFPTRIPHLGLGYLAAALRRRGHAVRIADCPREGLGERELLAMVAGWAPRLVGLSAFTADIPVLRGMCRALRAALPGATLVIGGPHPSCLPDHLFGYIPEIDYAFAGEAEAGLAQLADGLAAGGFDPAAIPGLVWRSEGAVRANPPYFESDLDALGLPAWDLLRPEIPVLAPHGAFVRRQPSAPIVTSRGCPYPCTFCAARSVSGRRIRQRSLESVLEEVALLADRHGVRELHIEDDNFTFRREFVAGFCEGLLRRGGALPWCCPNGVRLDSLDPELLRLMRRAGCYSLSLGIESGAPRVLAMIRKGLEPDGIRERVAWIREAGIKTTGFFIIGFPTETAAEIETTIRFARELALDRAQFSTFLPLPGTVYFDELVAANGLDGIPWEGFLTTEAFEVPGGLPRGEVVRLQRRAFLRFYARPGTLLRLAGEIRGPRHLAHLAARAAAVWKS
- a CDS encoding PhoH family protein, with protein sequence MVRRAVREIAENTALSLNDFFQNPRVIQAGHRKICPKSRNQSLYVEEIFRQDLVFAIGPAGTGKTFLAVAAAVNLLLDKRVARIILTRPAVEAGEKLGFLPGDMQEKVNPYLRPLYDALYHMLDYERVQKLLEREVIEIAPLAFMRGRTLSDSFIILDEAQNTTPEQMKMFLTRIGINSKVVVTGDITQVDLPNGKVSGLIQAREILRDIEGIRFCYFDERDVVRHSLVQLIISAYARYGGQAAPPPTRREEPPDDAGADAGNSR
- a CDS encoding GNAT family N-acetyltransferase, whose amino-acid sequence is MSSSSSLPRLVPLFEIGSAQLAPVLEAERAEWAASLDWDFEPALASLRYMLDNRVLPGVAVAVGDRGVGYAYYLFRDQRALVGGLYFLPEFRDGDWPRLVLQRVFQELARQPLARSIEGQILFPGPERSAGPLLRASGFQFLERRFLRLEAPAEHPLPPAPADLTLRPIPEGMLDDLALVMTHAYHGHVDARTSSLYLSFDGCARLLQALVLRGGCGPCEASLSLMAAVRDTPAGAIVVSRISKGSFFISQVFVHPRYQGQGIGRVLVGAVVNALARRHPGAGLSLTVSRDNTRAYDWYRRLGFADRLPHYAFMKLAGD